The following are encoded together in the Rhizobium sp. SSA_523 genome:
- the phnE gene encoding phosphonate ABC transporter, permease protein PhnE, whose product MRSSLSPSKLGERGLQIEAHWQLLARNRRVYTLLSLAILALALSGSLWFANDSNSGKFFDRLPHVFDFVQDLLPRDPIEIWRALFDLPSPYFDGSLKYDYPEGRYYLTDGFYIPEFFYKMAETLNIALMSTVIGFFFGSILSFFAARNMVRNVWLRGSVRRFMEILRAFPEIVLAGFFLAILSLGPIPAMIAVSIHTIGALGKLFFEVVENADMRPEEGLRAVGANWVERVWFAMVPQVMPNFISYFLLRLEINVRASTIIGAVGGGGIGEQLRLSISRGHEAKTLAIVLLLFITIIAVDQLSAWLRRRLVGESAFQAVH is encoded by the coding sequence ATCCGCTCTTCCCTATCTCCTTCAAAGCTCGGCGAGCGCGGTCTGCAGATCGAGGCGCATTGGCAGCTTCTTGCCCGCAATCGCCGCGTCTATACCCTGTTGAGCCTTGCCATCCTCGCTTTGGCCCTGTCCGGATCGCTCTGGTTTGCCAATGACAGCAATTCCGGCAAGTTCTTCGACCGGCTTCCGCATGTCTTCGATTTCGTTCAGGACCTCCTGCCGCGCGACCCGATCGAGATCTGGCGCGCCCTCTTCGACCTGCCCTCCCCCTATTTCGACGGTAGTTTGAAATACGACTATCCGGAGGGCCGCTACTATCTGACCGATGGCTTCTACATTCCCGAATTCTTCTACAAGATGGCGGAAACGCTGAACATCGCCTTGATGTCGACGGTCATCGGCTTCTTCTTCGGCTCCATCCTGTCCTTCTTTGCGGCGCGCAATATGGTGCGCAATGTCTGGCTGCGCGGTTCGGTTCGCCGCTTCATGGAAATCCTGCGCGCCTTTCCGGAAATCGTTCTGGCCGGCTTCTTCCTCGCCATTCTCTCGCTCGGACCCATACCGGCCATGATCGCGGTGTCGATCCACACGATCGGAGCCTTGGGCAAGCTCTTCTTCGAAGTCGTCGAAAATGCCGATATGCGTCCTGAAGAAGGCCTGCGGGCAGTGGGCGCGAACTGGGTGGAGCGCGTCTGGTTTGCCATGGTACCGCAGGTCATGCCGAACTTCATCAGCTACTTCCTGCTGCGCCTGGAAATCAACGTGCGGGCCTCGACCATCATCGGTGCCGTGGGCGGCGGCGGCATTGGCGAACAGCTGCGCCTGTCGATCAGCCGCGGCCATGAGGCCAAGACGCTGGCTATCGTGCTGCTGCTCTTCATCACCATTATCGCAGTCGATCAGCTGTCCGCCTGGCTGCGGCGCAGACTGGTGGGCGAGAGCGCCTTCCAGGCGGTCCATTGA